One part of the Thermococcus radiotolerans genome encodes these proteins:
- the tsaA gene encoding tRNA (N6-threonylcarbamoyladenosine(37)-N6)-methyltransferase TrmO — protein sequence MNFEPFKLVPVGYVRKNGETFIEILPEFSDAIHGLNEGDWIKLILWFHESDRQKRRGVLKVHPRGNLENPLRGVFATRSPIRPNPIALYTVRIHRIEKGRLYIDEIDAFDGTPVVDIKPFVERLDCPKEARLWESMLYTTPKAGLRRREGR from the coding sequence ATGAACTTCGAACCCTTCAAACTCGTTCCCGTCGGCTACGTGAGGAAGAACGGAGAGACCTTCATCGAGATCCTCCCAGAGTTCAGCGATGCGATCCACGGTCTCAACGAGGGGGACTGGATAAAGCTGATCCTCTGGTTCCATGAGAGCGACAGGCAGAAGAGAAGAGGGGTTCTCAAAGTGCACCCGCGCGGGAACCTGGAGAACCCGCTCAGGGGAGTCTTTGCCACCCGTTCGCCCATCAGACCGAACCCTATAGCGCTCTACACCGTTAGGATACACCGCATAGAAAAGGGGAGGCTCTACATAGACGAGATCGATGCCTTTGACGGCACGCCGGTTGTCGACATCAAGCCTTTTGTGGAGAGGCTTGACTGCCCGAAGGAGGCCAGACTTTGGGAGAGTATGCTTTACACAACGCCAAAAGCTGGTCTCAGAAGACGTGAAGGGCGCTAG
- the wtpC gene encoding tungstate ABC transporter ATP-binding protein WtpC: MLEVKSVSKDWKEFRLREISFDVSEGEHFIILGPSGAGKTVLLEIIAGIIEPDAGRVLLNGEDITHWPPEMRGLAYIPQNYALFPHMSVFDNIAFGLKLRRVPRAEIERKVKEIAGVLGIAHLLHRKPKTLSGGESQRVAIARALVVEPELLLMDEPFANLDVQTRAKLLGEMKHWKRELGFTALHVTHSFEEAVSLGDRVGVMLDGRLVQTGSVRDVFSRPSSEEVARFLGFENIIEGTAEGRILRSNGVEIELPAEARGRVRVGLRPEDIILSLGPIRTSARNEFKALVESVEELGPLVRVHLRIGGLYLRAFITRSSMLEMGITKGREVYVSFKASALHVF, from the coding sequence ATGCTTGAGGTAAAGTCCGTTTCCAAGGACTGGAAGGAGTTCCGGCTGAGGGAGATAAGCTTTGATGTGAGCGAGGGGGAGCACTTCATAATCCTCGGCCCGAGCGGGGCCGGGAAGACGGTGCTCCTTGAGATAATAGCGGGCATAATCGAACCCGACGCCGGGAGGGTCCTCCTCAACGGTGAGGACATAACCCACTGGCCGCCGGAGATGCGCGGTCTTGCATACATTCCCCAGAACTACGCCCTCTTCCCCCACATGAGCGTCTTCGACAACATAGCCTTCGGGCTTAAGCTCCGTAGGGTTCCGAGGGCGGAAATCGAGAGGAAAGTTAAGGAAATAGCCGGGGTTCTGGGAATAGCCCACCTCCTCCACAGAAAGCCAAAAACCCTGAGCGGCGGAGAGAGCCAGCGCGTGGCCATAGCAAGAGCTCTAGTTGTGGAGCCCGAGCTTCTGCTCATGGACGAGCCCTTCGCGAACCTCGACGTCCAAACCAGGGCGAAGCTTCTGGGCGAAATGAAGCACTGGAAGCGGGAGCTCGGCTTCACCGCGCTGCACGTTACCCACTCCTTCGAGGAGGCGGTGAGCCTGGGCGACAGGGTGGGCGTTATGCTCGATGGGAGGCTCGTCCAGACCGGCTCCGTTCGGGACGTCTTTTCGAGACCATCTAGTGAAGAAGTCGCGCGGTTCCTCGGCTTCGAGAACATCATAGAGGGCACCGCGGAGGGAAGGATCCTGAGGAGCAACGGCGTCGAGATAGAGCTTCCGGCGGAGGCGCGGGGAAGGGTTCGCGTTGGCCTGAGGCCCGAGGACATAATCCTCTCTTTGGGGCCCATTAGAACGTCCGCGAGGAACGAGTTCAAAGCCCTGGTCGAGTCGGTTGAAGAACTCGGCCCACTCGTCAGGGTTCATCTGAGAATCGGTGGCCTGTATCTGAGGGCGTTCATAACCCGCTCCTCGATGCTGGAGATGGGGATAACGAAGGGACGGGAGGTCTACGTCAGCTTCAAGGCTAGCGCCCTTCACGTCTTCTGA
- a CDS encoding cyclase family protein, protein MIVDLSVPLSEDTPVYPDDPGVNIRLWAVIDRDGYYMNVLKMGEHSGTHVDAPAHFVPGGKTIDEMPLERFAGRGMVVDVRGGEGPVRLDEIPDEGYFDRIVLFLTGGRELSPEVALFLVAEGVRAVGTDSMSIGDDAVHRILLSEEVPVFENLTNLEVLLGKDFTFVAFPLKIEGGSGSPVRAVAFVE, encoded by the coding sequence ATGATAGTTGACCTATCGGTGCCCCTCTCCGAGGATACACCGGTCTACCCCGACGATCCGGGGGTAAACATAAGGCTCTGGGCCGTCATCGACAGGGACGGCTACTACATGAACGTTCTGAAGATGGGGGAGCATTCAGGCACCCACGTTGACGCGCCGGCGCACTTCGTGCCCGGGGGAAAGACCATCGACGAGATGCCCCTGGAGAGGTTCGCAGGAAGGGGAATGGTCGTTGACGTGAGGGGTGGTGAGGGCCCGGTACGTCTGGACGAGATTCCGGACGAGGGCTATTTTGACAGGATCGTGCTTTTCCTGACGGGTGGCAGGGAACTCTCTCCGGAGGTGGCGCTGTTTCTCGTGGCCGAGGGCGTTAGGGCCGTTGGCACAGACTCCATGAGCATCGGGGACGATGCCGTTCACAGGATACTCCTCAGCGAGGAGGTGCCGGTGTTTGAGAATCTGACCAACCTGGAGGTCCTCTTGGGAAAGGACTTCACGTTCGTGGCGTTTCCCCTCAAGATTGAAGGGGGTTCGGGAAGCCCCGTCAGGGCGGTGGCCTTTGTGGAGTGA
- the wtpA gene encoding tungstate ABC transporter substrate-binding protein WtpA, translating to MKWRGIPLIILLMLSVIAAGCINGSDNSGLKEATLVVFHAGSLSIPFQQLEKEFSDYAEKNLGYKVTFQDEASGSVAAVRKVIDLGKKADVMAVADYTLIPQLMIPDYADFYVIFATNEIVIAFTNESKYADEMKAHPEKWYEILARDDVSFGFSDPNQDPCGYRSVMVMKLADYYYDKPVFETLVEKNTNIYFNGSMVVAPKDIQIKKDRVVIRPKETDLTALVESGSLDYFFIYKSVAEQHNLSYITLPNEINLKDFSKADFYGKVGIYIGSTGKVIKAKPIVYGVTVPKDAPNRELAIEFLRYLLGENGRRIFQENHQDFIWPPVAFGNVPDEIKDEVKVEG from the coding sequence ATGAAGTGGAGAGGCATCCCTCTGATTATACTTCTCATGCTCTCCGTTATCGCGGCGGGCTGCATAAACGGCTCCGATAACTCGGGGCTCAAAGAGGCAACCCTCGTGGTCTTCCACGCGGGTTCGCTGAGCATACCCTTCCAGCAGCTTGAGAAGGAGTTCTCGGATTACGCTGAGAAGAACCTCGGTTACAAGGTGACCTTCCAGGACGAGGCCAGCGGTAGCGTCGCGGCGGTGAGGAAGGTTATCGACCTGGGCAAGAAGGCCGACGTGATGGCGGTCGCGGACTACACCCTAATTCCCCAGCTCATGATTCCCGATTACGCGGACTTCTACGTCATCTTCGCCACCAACGAGATCGTCATAGCGTTCACCAACGAGAGCAAGTACGCCGACGAGATGAAGGCCCACCCGGAGAAGTGGTACGAGATACTGGCGAGGGACGACGTTTCCTTCGGCTTCTCGGACCCGAACCAGGACCCCTGCGGCTACCGCTCCGTCATGGTCATGAAGCTGGCCGATTACTACTACGACAAACCGGTATTCGAGACCCTGGTCGAGAAGAACACGAACATATACTTCAACGGGAGCATGGTGGTCGCCCCCAAGGATATCCAGATAAAGAAAGACAGGGTCGTCATAAGGCCCAAGGAGACTGACCTTACCGCCCTCGTCGAGAGCGGAAGCCTCGACTACTTCTTCATCTACAAGAGCGTGGCCGAGCAGCACAACCTCAGCTACATCACCCTCCCGAACGAGATAAACCTCAAGGACTTCAGCAAGGCCGACTTCTACGGGAAGGTTGGCATCTACATCGGCTCCACCGGTAAGGTCATCAAGGCCAAGCCCATCGTTTACGGCGTTACCGTTCCGAAGGACGCGCCCAACAGGGAGCTTGCCATCGAGTTCCTCAGGTACCTCCTGGGGGAGAACGGCAGGCGGATCTTCCAGGAGAACCACCAAGACTTCATCTGGCCGCCGGTTGCCTTCGGCAACGTTCCGGATGAGATCAAGGACGAGGTCAAGGTTGAGGGGTGA
- a CDS encoding ribonuclease P protein component 4 yields MSKKFIRQKEQREKRRIARERVNVLFTLAERVFPYERELANRYVEIALAVQQKARIRMPRKWKRRYCKRCHSFLVPGVNARVRLRNGHVVIKCLNCGHIMRYPYIREQKEKRRQRTDSSP; encoded by the coding sequence ATGTCCAAGAAGTTCATCCGCCAGAAGGAGCAGAGGGAAAAGCGCAGGATCGCCCGCGAGAGGGTAAACGTCCTCTTTACGCTCGCGGAGAGGGTTTTTCCCTACGAACGCGAGCTGGCCAACCGCTACGTTGAGATAGCCCTCGCGGTTCAGCAGAAGGCTAGAATAAGAATGCCGAGAAAGTGGAAGCGCCGCTACTGCAAGCGCTGCCATTCCTTCCTCGTCCCTGGTGTTAACGCCAGGGTGAGGCTCAGGAACGGCCACGTTGTCATCAAGTGCCTCAACTGCGGTCACATCATGAGGTACCCGTACATCAGGGAACAAAAGGAGAAGAGAAGGCAAAGGACTGATTCAAGCCCCTGA
- the wtpB gene encoding tungstate ABC transporter permease WtpB, with amino-acid sequence MGTRHDYTLYFFAAIGSFLVVYIALPLLVILAKQASDFDMLLRALHDAYVIEALRNSLLTATATALIALLFGVPLGYVLARKEFPGKSLVQALVDVPIVIPHSVVGIMLLVTFSSAILDSYTGIIAAMLFVSAPFAINAARDGFLAVDEGLEHVARTLGASRLRAFFSVALPMAFPAIASGAIMTWARAISEVGAILIVAYYPKTAQVLVMEYFNNYGLRASRPISVILIVMSLTVFVILRWLVGRKANA; translated from the coding sequence ATGGGGACGAGGCACGACTACACGCTCTACTTTTTCGCCGCAATCGGGAGCTTCTTGGTGGTTTACATAGCCCTGCCCCTGCTGGTCATACTGGCCAAGCAGGCCTCAGACTTCGACATGCTGCTCAGGGCCCTTCACGACGCCTACGTTATCGAGGCCCTCAGGAACTCCCTCCTTACAGCGACGGCGACAGCTCTCATAGCTCTCCTCTTCGGCGTCCCCCTCGGCTACGTTCTCGCGAGGAAAGAGTTTCCGGGGAAAAGCCTCGTCCAGGCCCTGGTTGATGTTCCCATCGTCATCCCGCACTCAGTCGTCGGAATAATGCTCCTCGTTACCTTTTCGAGCGCAATTCTCGATAGCTACACGGGCATAATAGCGGCGATGCTCTTCGTCTCCGCACCGTTCGCGATAAACGCCGCGCGCGATGGTTTTCTTGCCGTTGACGAGGGGCTGGAGCACGTTGCCAGAACCCTCGGTGCCTCACGCCTGAGGGCGTTCTTCTCCGTGGCACTCCCGATGGCGTTTCCGGCCATAGCGAGCGGGGCCATAATGACGTGGGCTCGCGCTATAAGCGAGGTGGGTGCGATACTCATCGTCGCGTACTACCCGAAGACGGCCCAGGTTCTCGTCATGGAGTACTTCAACAACTACGGCCTGAGGGCATCGAGACCGATTTCCGTTATCCTCATCGTGATGAGCCTCACCGTTTTCGTTATCCTGCGCTGGCTCGTGGGGAGGAAGGCCAATGCTTGA
- a CDS encoding adenosylhomocysteinase, whose protein sequence is MDCTRDYCVKDISLAPSGEKKIDWVSRFMPVLQTIRKDFEEKRPFEGIRIATTLHLEMKTAFLLLTLKAAGAEVSAAASNPLSTQDDVVAALAKAGIKVYAIRGEDREQYYEFMHKALDIEPNIIIDDGADMVSTVLKERTELIDGLWGASEETTTGVIRLRAMEKDGVLRFPIIAVNDSYTKYLFDNRYGTGQSTWDGILRTTNLLIAGKNVVVVGYGWCGRGIAMRARGLGATVIVVEVDPIRALEARMDGFLVMNMMEAAKVGDIFVTSTGDINCIRREHFELMKDGAIMANAGHFDVEISKPDLESLAVEVSEPRPNITEYKMADGRRLYLLAEGRLVNLAAADGHPAEIMDMSFALQAKAAEYILNNHERLEPKVYVLPREIDEMVARIKLASMGIKIEELTEEQRKYLESWEHGT, encoded by the coding sequence ATGGACTGCACGAGGGATTACTGCGTTAAGGACATCAGCCTGGCCCCCAGCGGCGAGAAAAAGATAGACTGGGTCTCCAGGTTTATGCCGGTTCTCCAGACGATAAGAAAGGACTTCGAGGAGAAAAGGCCCTTCGAGGGGATCAGGATTGCAACGACGCTGCACCTTGAGATGAAGACCGCTTTCCTGCTCCTCACGCTTAAGGCGGCCGGTGCTGAAGTCTCGGCAGCGGCGAGCAACCCGCTCTCGACACAGGATGATGTGGTGGCCGCTCTGGCAAAGGCAGGGATCAAGGTCTACGCGATCCGCGGGGAGGACAGGGAGCAGTACTACGAGTTCATGCACAAGGCGCTCGACATAGAACCGAACATAATCATAGACGACGGCGCGGACATGGTCTCGACGGTGCTGAAGGAGAGAACCGAGCTGATAGACGGACTCTGGGGAGCGAGCGAAGAGACCACAACGGGCGTCATAAGACTCCGTGCCATGGAGAAAGACGGCGTGCTGAGGTTCCCCATCATAGCCGTGAACGACAGCTATACCAAATACCTCTTCGACAACCGCTACGGCACCGGCCAGTCAACGTGGGACGGAATCCTGAGAACCACCAACCTGCTGATAGCGGGTAAGAACGTCGTCGTTGTCGGCTACGGCTGGTGCGGCAGGGGCATAGCCATGCGCGCCCGCGGTCTCGGCGCGACAGTCATCGTGGTGGAGGTCGACCCGATTAGGGCGTTGGAGGCCAGAATGGACGGGTTCCTGGTCATGAACATGATGGAAGCGGCAAAGGTGGGCGACATCTTCGTCACCTCGACGGGCGACATCAACTGCATACGGCGGGAGCACTTCGAGCTCATGAAGGACGGCGCCATAATGGCCAACGCCGGCCACTTCGACGTCGAGATAAGCAAACCGGACCTTGAGAGCCTGGCGGTTGAGGTAAGCGAGCCGAGGCCCAACATAACCGAGTACAAGATGGCTGACGGAAGGAGGCTCTACCTTCTCGCCGAAGGCAGGCTGGTCAACTTAGCGGCCGCCGACGGCCACCCGGCGGAAATAATGGACATGAGCTTCGCCCTTCAGGCGAAGGCGGCCGAATACATACTGAACAACCACGAGAGGCTTGAGCCGAAGGTCTACGTGCTCCCGAGGGAGATAGACGAGATGGTGGCGAGGATCAAGCTCGCCTCGATGGGGATAAAAATCGAGGAGCTCACAGAGGAGCAGAGGAAATACCTAGAGAGCTGGGAGCACGGGACCTGA